The nucleotide sequence AACATACTGAGAACGGTTCCTGTCCACAGTGCGGCAAAGCCAATGTGGAAGGCTAAAACCCAGTTCTTCTGCTGAAGACTCAGTTTGAACCGTTGTTGCTTCTGTTGGGCTTATCAGACTGCGATCGCTTTTCACTCGCTCCAGTTGTCGTCATAGATACTCCTATCAGGACACTAACTGCTTTTCGTGATGGAATATGCAGAGTGTAGCGATCGCCCCTCTCTTAAAGCTTGAACTTATTTGCTCAACCTGTGCAAATCTTGCTGAGTTTCTACAATGACGCTCTGAATTCTTTCGGAGTTGTCCCAACATAGCGACGAAACAGCCGAGTGAAAGAACTGTGATTGTTCAACCCAACTGCAAGTGTGATTTCAGTAATGGTGAGTTGAGTGAATTGCAATAAATGCTTGGCGCGATCAATTCGACACTGGCTTAAGTATTGGTGAGGAGCTAACCCGGTTGATTGTTTGAACAACCGACAGAAGTGATATTGGCTTAAATTTAGAACACTTGCCATATCAGATAAAGCAATATCCTGTTCAAGATGGTCTTGAACGTACTTGAACACTTTTTGTAGCTGATGTTCTGATAAACGACCTGTATCATCAGACAATCGAGGTTGCCAGACGGAGTACTGCTTCAACAAATGAATCACTAAACCTGTCGCCAGCGATTCCCCAAACATTCGACCTGCCGGATGTTTTGCTTCAATATCTGCTTTCAAAGCCAATCCAATCTGCTGTACCAGCGAGTCTGCAATTCCGATGTGTGGAATCAACTCAATCTGCTTTACTCGAATCGATTCATGCGCAACCTGTTCAAAAAATTGAGGAGAAATTCCCAATAGAGAAAATTCGCCTGCCTCATGCCAGAGCGACGAATAGTTGATCCCAGCCGGGATAAACAGCATTTCACCCGGTTGACAGTAGCAGTTTAGAATCTGCCCCTCTATCTGATGTTCCGACTCAACCGGATGCCCACCCTGTCCTGTAATGCCAATAATATGTTGCATCCATCGATGGGTTGGACTTTGGTGAGCCGGATGATCGTAGTGATGGAAAAAGATGCCATTCCACCCTGACTGCTCACTGGACAACGTCGGATGATCAGCAAGCGCCGGATGAGTATGGTGAGTCATATCAACCTGCGGCAATTGATCCTTAGTAGGCATAGGAGTTAGGAACTACTGCTGCTTGTAGTTTATCGAATTTCGGTTAATTGCTCTCGAATCACTTCAGATGATTAAACTAGCCCACATGGAGGATAGACACGACCCAAAAACTGTATTAAAAAATGACTGACGGACTTCTGGAGATTTCTATGCCGATTGTCAGTCAAACCAATGGGTTACTAGCAGAGTTCGCAGTTTTTTCGGTGAAGCCCGAAGAGCAGGAAACGCTTGTAAAACAAGTCATTCAAACAATAGAGTCTACTTTAAGGCAGCATCCAGGATTTGTCTCTGGTAGCGTGATTCGCAGTCGGGATGGGTTACGTGTCACGAGTTATGTTCAATGGGCAGACCAAGCCTCTTATGTAGCAACACAACCGATCGCAAATTTGGAACCTCCAGATGTGCATCTGTTTGAAATCTTTGATGCGGAGCCAAAAGGCAGTGAGTTGCAGCTTACAACCGGAATGGATGGACTGATTAATTTCGGCATCTTCAAGATGAAGCAACCTGAGAAGCAACCTCGGTTTATTGAGCTATTTAAGCAGGCATTAAACATGGTTTCGGGCCAACCCGGGCTGATTTCAACCCATGCTCACCGCAGCTTAGACGGATGGCGTTGCATTAACTTTGGACATTGGCGATCGTTGGAGGACTATACGGCAATGGACAACAATCGCCCCTTCTCACCATTGTTTGGTGAAATACTCGATCTAGCCAATAACGAATACCAAAAGACCTTGCATGAGGTTGTCTTTACAACTTGAGATAAAGATCGTCAGTTCGTGTTTAACATCAGTCAGAACAAGCAACCAGCGAGGATAAAAAAGCACTTATGGTTCAGATTGATCGGTCAAATACTGCGATCGTCGGATTAGATTTGTACACTGTTGCAGAGCGGCATCAATCAGGATTAGTGGATGCGATCAAAGAGCAAATCACCTTCTGGAAGTCCAATTTCTACTTTGTGTCAGCAAGTGTGCATCAAAGTTTAGATGGCGTACGTGTCTTCACATACAGCCAGTGGCAACCTAAGTTTGACCATCGCAGTTTGCAGCGTCCGGCGATATTCAGTGAATTTTTTCCGCCTGACTCGTTGCAGTTAGAAGTGTCAGCAAGCCAATCGGTATCCGCAGAAGTTGAGATCGCTGTGGGCGATCTCATTACTCATCTTGCCGAATTTCGTATGATGCCTGTAAATCAACCAGAAATGGTAAAGCGAACAACAACAGAACTGGACCGAGCAATGAGCAACTCGCCTGGACTTGTTTCGGCAAGCTTTCATCGCAGTTTGGACGGGACGCGGATGTTCAATTACGGGCAATGGGAAAGTAAAGAAGCATTTGAGGCGATCTTAAAGCAACCAGGGTTTGATCCAAATAAGCCCTATTGGGAAGGGTTAGCGCGAAACGAATTCCATTTGTACCATGTTACTTATGTAGAAACAGCAGGATAACACGATGTTGGAGTAGATCGCCCATAGGAGAACGATTATGCCACCCCAGGTCAAGGTTAAAAAACTCACAGAAGAACCAACCGAAATAGCTGCGGTATGCTGAGCCAACCCATACTGGAAACCAATCGCCTGATCCTGCGCCCTCTCAACCCTTCTGATGCATCCTCTATTCAAGAAAAAGCAAGTGCGAGGGCGATCGCTGCGCTTTCGAGCAGACCATACTCAACCGTAATGTCTTGCCACTCCTTCTTGAGGAGAAGGGAAGGTTGCTCCGTCATCTGCCACCGCTTCAGAAAACGTTACTGCCTTTATCGTATCGAAATCTAATTTCCTGCAAGCCTTTCTCTTTACGGTACTGCTTAGGTGTCGTCTGCAATACCCGTCGAAACACAAATGCGTGGAAA is from Oscillatoria sp. FACHB-1407 and encodes:
- a CDS encoding AraC family transcriptional regulator, which produces MPTKDQLPQVDMTHHTHPALADHPTLSSEQSGWNGIFFHHYDHPAHQSPTHRWMQHIIGITGQGGHPVESEHQIEGQILNCYCQPGEMLFIPAGINYSSLWHEAGEFSLLGISPQFFEQVAHESIRVKQIELIPHIGIADSLVQQIGLALKADIEAKHPAGRMFGESLATGLVIHLLKQYSVWQPRLSDDTGRLSEHQLQKVFKYVQDHLEQDIALSDMASVLNLSQYHFCRLFKQSTGLAPHQYLSQCRIDRAKHLLQFTQLTITEITLAVGLNNHSSFTRLFRRYVGTTPKEFRASL
- a CDS encoding antibiotic biosynthesis monooxygenase family protein, which codes for MPIVSQTNGLLAEFAVFSVKPEEQETLVKQVIQTIESTLRQHPGFVSGSVIRSRDGLRVTSYVQWADQASYVATQPIANLEPPDVHLFEIFDAEPKGSELQLTTGMDGLINFGIFKMKQPEKQPRFIELFKQALNMVSGQPGLISTHAHRSLDGWRCINFGHWRSLEDYTAMDNNRPFSPLFGEILDLANNEYQKTLHEVVFTT
- a CDS encoding antibiotic biosynthesis monooxygenase family protein — its product is MVQIDRSNTAIVGLDLYTVAERHQSGLVDAIKEQITFWKSNFYFVSASVHQSLDGVRVFTYSQWQPKFDHRSLQRPAIFSEFFPPDSLQLEVSASQSVSAEVEIAVGDLITHLAEFRMMPVNQPEMVKRTTTELDRAMSNSPGLVSASFHRSLDGTRMFNYGQWESKEAFEAILKQPGFDPNKPYWEGLARNEFHLYHVTYVETAG